Genomic DNA from Equus caballus isolate H_3958 breed thoroughbred chromosome 10, TB-T2T, whole genome shotgun sequence:
TGCACACAGTTCGCACCCCAAAGGTGCGGAGGGAGGGTGGGTTCAGAGTCTTCTGGACGCAGCTTGCGTACACTCGGTTGTAGCCCTGTTCGCGGCAGCCAGAAGGTGCGGACACCCCCTGTTCCCCAGGGGGGCGGGCTGGACACGGTGTGGTGGGAGCTGCCCGTGGGAGGCTGTGCGGGCGTGAGAGGGATGCAGCACCCTCCCAGCTGCAACCCGGCGGGCCTTGCAAACATCATCCTCAGGAAGGGAAACCCCACGCGAAAGGATGCGGATCCTGAGATTCTGTTTAGAGGGAATGCCCAGCGTGGCAAGTTATGCATCAGGACAGACAAAGGAGATGAGGGGTTGCTCCGGGCTGGGGCAGGATGGGCTGAGTGTAGGGTGACAGCTGATGGGTGCGGGTTGTCTTGTTGGGGTGATGATTCTATCAGTAAACCTATCTCCGCATCCCCAGCCAGGAAACCAGTGTTAGCAGTTTATTGCTTGCCCTTCCAGAATTATGCATCAGTAGCaaacatatttatacatattctCCAGCCTACCTTGTGCAAATGTTTGTCTTTTACGTATTTCCCACcactttttttgattttttttttttttttgcttaggaagactggccctgagctaacatccatgcccatcttcttctactttatatgtgggacacctaccacagcacggcttgatgagcagtgcataggtccacacctaggatctgaactggcgaactctaggctgccgaagcggaatgtgcgagcttaactgctgcaccaccaagccACCCCCcccaactttttatttggaaaattttcaagcCTGTAGAGAAGTTGTAGGACAAAGATGATGAACATCCACGTACCCCTTGCTGGGAGTCACTGATTGTTAACgcatcacacacatacacacagtgttttcttttttgactgAACTATTTGAAGGTTGTGGTCATCATGATACTTGGCCTCCAAACACTCCAGCAGATGTCTCTTAGAATGAGGACACCCGCCTACGTAACTACAGTACAGTTATCATAATCAGGCCATTTATGAGAGACGGCGCTGTCGTCTCATTGACAGTTATTCACTTTGCCCTGTGGTTCTGGTAATATCGTagctattttcaattttttaatctaaGATCCGATCTGGGATTACCCCTTGCGTTAGTTATGGCTCCATAGTCTCTCCTTTAATCTAAAACAGTTTCCtggccttttttttgttttttaaatacaagaGATAGCACTGTATGTACACCATCCCTCACCTCGCCTCCTCTGCCTAACAATGCGGCTTTGAGAGCCCCGGTGTCGGCACAGAGAGCTTCCTCATTCCTGTAtccagctgcatagtattccgtGGAGCGGAATTACTGTGGCTCAGGGAAACAGTGCTCCAGGGGAggacatttaggtggtttccagACTTTTGCGATCGCAAACAATGCTGCCGGAAATAACCTTGTAAAGGCAGGTTTTCCTTATCTGATAATGTGTCTGCAGCGTGAACCCCTAGATGTGGAACTGCCACTTCCCcgcttttgtgttttctcttgaggtgtaatttacatagaGTGAAAGCACAGGCCTCAAGAGGACAGCTGGATACACATTGCCCTCGTCCCAGAAAATTCCTTCCGGCTCCTTGCCTGTCAATTTCTCCCACCCCAGAAGCAGCCACTAGCCTGATTTCTGGCACCATAGATTAGTCTATTCTAGAATTTTCTGTAAATGGCATCCTACGATATATACTCTTTTAATTGAGatgaaattaaccattttaaagtgtgtggTTCAGTGGCATTTGGCACACTCACGGTGTTGTGTAGCCACCAGCTCCCTCTAgttccagaaccttttcatccCCCCTAAAGGAAACCCCtcccattagcagtcactgccccttcccccaggatgCCCTGGTGTCTGGCTCCCGGAGTTCGGCGTgtttttgaattctgtgtgtatgTCAGCTGCCTCCTTTTCCGTGCTGAGAGGTAGTCTGTGCTGTACCACCTCCAGACGCTTGCAGTAACACATCCCCCGTCAGTTCAGAGTTTTTCTGTGCTGTGTTTAAGGTCTGGGctaggctgctgtaacagaggCCCCAAATCACAGTGGCTCAGGCAAGATTCAAGTTTACTCCTCCACGTAACACTCCAAAAGTAGGTAATTTGGCTCCAAAAGGCTGTTGAgggacccaggttccttccatcttGTAGCTCCGTGTTCTCTGGGTTGTATCCTGGTCCCTGTGGTCCGGGCTGGTTTACCACCACCACGTCCATGCTCCAGCCTTCGAGAATCGGGACGAGGCTGGAGGGCAAGCTTCCTTTTGAGGCTGTCCCGGAGGTTGCACACCTCGCAGTCACTCCCGTCCAGTGAGAGAGAATTCGGTAACCTGACCACCCCTAGCAGTGCACCCTGGGGGACGTAGTCTCGAGCTCGGGGGCCTGTGGCAGCCCCAAGGCAAGGGGTCAGTTGCAAAAAGGATGAAGAGGGGAGACTGGATGTGGGGGGGTAGTTATGGGATCCAGAGGTCTTCCCTTGAACCTGGGGTGGCTGacctgtcccctcctctcctccccgccCCAGCTGGGTCTGGGGTCTGCTCTAGGTTCCCATAATCCCCTCTGTCTCAGCCTGGACACTGGGAGACatgtacttttcatttttctttttttttcttggtgaggaagattcgccctgagctaagatccctgctcatcttcctctgttttgtatgtgggacgccgccacagtgtggcttgatgagcagtgtgtagctctgcgcctgggatctgggcctgcggaccctggcctgccaaagcagagcacacaaacttaaatcaccagccaccgggccggcccagacGTGTACTTTTCTAAAACTTCATTCTCTTTTTGAATAATTTCAAACATGGGAAGGTTGAAAGAATAAGAATAATTCAAGGAATGCCTGTCTTCCCTTTACCAGATTCAcctgttttcacatttttctttttttactttatgatttgcacacatgctttctttttctcctctctgtatGCATGTGCACACTTTATAAAAAAACTTCAGAACAGCTTGTGTATGTCTTGGCTGTTTACCCCTAAGTCCTTGAGTGTCCATTTCCTGAGAATATTCTCTTACTGAACCGCACTGAAGTTACCAACTCGAATAGGCTGAACCTGAGTATAGTCAATACATCCTGTCGGAACATAACCCCCGAGTAATTTCTTATAGGTTGCAATTGAGAATGCATAaacgggccagcctggtgatgtcGTGGTCAAGCtcacgggctctgcttcagtggtctggggttcaccagttccgatcccgtgcacagacctacacaccgctcatcaagccatgctgtggcagcatcccacatacaaaatagaggaagatgggtgtggaggttagctcagggccaatcttcctcaaaaaagaaaaagaatacatgtAAACACACATGAACAGCAgtgtctattttttgttgttgtgtttgcTACAGTGCATCCTGGATTGAGGGCCGGGGCTGCTCTAAAGGGCATTTTGGGGATAATGGGAGAAATTGGAAAATGAactctttattttatattattactgAGTCAGTGTTAAATGTCCTGGATCTGACCATTGTGCCATGCTTATTTAAGAGAATGTCcttaaagaggaaaacaaatggtCGTGTGAGTTGTGCACGTtctctgggggtggagggaggggagcagaggtggCCATATTGACACTTGGGGGACCTGCGTGACGGGCATGCGGGAGTTCTGtgagtctgaaattatttcagagTAGAAGGggctgttttgttctgttttcaagtGGGGCGGGAGGCCTCTGCAGTGTTTCGAGCTGGGAGGGGACCTGATCAGACTCTGTTTTGGGCCACTCCCTGGCCCCAGCACGGCAACCGGCCTGAAGGGGAAGCTTCCCGGCTGTTTGCTGCTTGAGGGCCTGGGCAGATGGGGCAGTGGGCGGGCGAGGGCCTCGAGGACAGAGCTTTATGGGAAAGAAAGGGACGTGCTAAGGACCAAGTCTGTGATGTGATGGGGGACGAGGGGAGAGGCTGAGCGGGGTGGGTGACAAGGGGTCTGCAAGGGGGGAGTAAACAGGGATGGGAGGATGTGGAGGGAGGGGTAAACAGGGACGggaggatgtggagggaaggtagacagaggtggggagggagggagtcacATCAGCCAGCGGCCACTGGGTGTCTGGGACGTGCCAGCGCCCGTGAGCCTGCGGGTGGAGAGTCGTCCTGCTCCTCAGCGGCCCAGAGAGAGAGTCAGAAGGCTCACGGCCACGGCGGGCGCATGGGAGGCAGTGGAGAAGGCCGGAACTCTCAGCCAGCCCCGACTCGCCCAGCAGGATGGAGGGCAAGCGGCGGCCAGGCCCGGGGCCCGGGGTGCCCCCGAAGCGGGCCCGGGGGGGCCTCTGGGATGAGGACGAGCCATCGGGGCCGTCCCAGTTCGAGGAGGAGCTGGCGCTGATGGAGGAGCTGGAGGCGGAGCGCAGgctgcaggagcaggaggaggaggagctgcagTCGGCCCTGGAGGGGGCTACGCACGGTGAGAGCTGGGTGGGAACCCCACCCTACAGTCAGCCACAGAGCTGACCTGTAACCTCTGACCCCCAGCCTCGGGTCTGCTTTGAGCTCCACGTGGGGCTGACCTTTGACCTGTGCCAGTATGCCACCTCTGTTGCCTGCAGCTGCTTTCTGACCTTGATCCTTGACCCCATGGTTTCTTGTGAGTTGCCTGCCTGATCCAACCGACCTTCCCGTGCTGAATCGGCCACCTGAAGGGCCATCGGCTGGGCAGGCAGGCGGTTCCTTACCTCTGAGGGAGAGCCGTGGCTCACGCAGTCCCGTTCCCCCCAGGGCAGCTCTCCCAGACAGCCATAGACCCCCGCTGGCTGcggccctccccacctcccctggaCCCCCAGACGGAGCCCCTCATCTTCCAGCAGTTGGAGATCGACCATTATGTGGGTGAGTCTGGGGCCAGGAGCCCCGGGTGGGAGGCGGGCCCTGGGCTCCCGGGGTGGAGGCCGGGCCGGGTCAGCCCTGCTGGctctgtgggaggagagggacACGGGCAGTCCCTGCTCGGGAGACCAGGGCtgtgagagggagggacagggctAGGCGTGCCCAGAGGGGGCGGCGAGGTGTCTGGTGGGGAGTGTGGGGGGCACACGTATCCAGCTGGACTTCCTGGAGGATGGGAGCATCGTCCAGCTGAGGCCTGAAGGTAAAGAGCTGACTCCTAGCAGAGGGGCGAGACATGTGGTGTggcatccatccatccgtccgtcTATCCACTTGTCTAGTCAGTCAGGACAGCCGAGTGTCTGCATTGAGCCAGGCTCTATTCAGGCGGACCAGGTCCCTGCTTTCAGAGGCTCACGTTCTGGAAggagaggcagaagaaagaaggaCATGGAACATCGGGTGGCCATGAGGATTATAGAGGAAAAtagagtggggtgggggtgctggaccATGCTTCTTAAAGGTCCAGGATGGTCTCTCCGAGGAGGTGACAAGGAACAAAGGGGACGTCTGGGGAAGAGAGATTCCGGGCAGAGGGTCCCGAGGAGGGAGCAGGTCTGATGGGTTTGAGGCACAGCGAGGTGACCATTGTAGGGGGAGCAAGGGGCGGAGATGAAGGCGGGAGGTTGAGGGTGATCCTGTCGCCCGGCCAGGACTGCAGGGCCCCACCCTGAGCGAGCCTGGGTGCCTTTGGCAGTGGGGAGGCCCACTCCATCGTACGTGTTAGAAGGCTCGCCCcggagagaatgaaaagaagctAAGGCGGGAGGGCACGTTGGCATCCACGTATGTGACAAGGACCGTTCTGCGAGTGTATGCAGCGTGCTTGGGTCTCCACAGTAAGAACAATCCAGCTTGAAAGTGGGCACAAAACTCACACAGACAATTCGCTGGAGGAGAGACAATGGCCAATGAGCAGGTGGGATGACGCTTTGTGTCATTGGCTCTTGAGGAGACGCACGGGACAGCCATGGTGACACACTGTGCACCTCAGAGAACGGAAGTAAgatgtgctgacagcaccaggTGCTGGTGGGACGTGACAGCTTGGATGTTTCTTACAGAGTTTAACctcctttcttgttcttttttttttctttttttgctgaggaagattttccctgagccaacatgtgtgccagtcttcctctattttgtatgtgggtcaccagcacagcatggccgctgatgagtggtgtaggtctgcacccgggaactgaatccagctgccaaagtggagcgcagcaaacttttaaccactaggccaccaggctggccccagcctactctctttttctccattcgtaggctggggtttttttcccaactttattgagataagAGAGTTCAATCTACTCTTACCATAGAACCCGGTAATTCCACCCTTAGGTATTTACCCCAGAGAAAGAGCAGCCTAGCTTTAGTAGGACCTCTCTTCATGTccgccccaaactggaaacaacccacatgtcctgCGGTCGGGGAACAGATAGGGAAACTGCGGTCCGCCCACACCACACGGTGCTTCGCCACAGCGAGAAGGAAGGAGCTGTTGACACACTCGACGACACGGATGAGTGTCAGAGGCGTCACGCCGAGTCCAAGCCAGATCTAAAGACAGAACAGGCCATCCGTGCTTAGGGTGGCGGGGAGTGTGTGCTTACGAAGGGGCAGCTCGGGGGAGTGGTCTGGAGCAACAGAACTGCCCAGTCCCCTGATTTTGGGGGTGGTTATGCGAATCTGTATGTGCGATCGAGTTCCTAACACTACACACACATAAAGTGATaccactttttttgtgtgtgcatgaggaagattggccctgagctaacatctgtgctaatcttcctctatttcatgtgggaccccaccacagtgtggctgacaggtggtgctaggtctgcacctggcatccgaacctgtgaaccccaggctgccgaagctgaatGCACCatcttaaccactgcgccactgggccggcccccaattttactttttaaaagaaaaatgttttaatttgcagcAAAGGGTGGTGGGCTCCCTCTAGCTGCGTGGTAGGAATGGACTGTGGGGGAGGCAGGCTCTCCCCTCCACAGCAGGGCTGAAGTAAGGCGGCAGGGACAGTGCAGAAGTACCCCAAGCTGCAAGGCAGGGGGCTGTGTCCCCGGCACAGGAGGGACCTGGGGAGGGGCACCTTGGGGGAATCTGAGGGCGGCAGCCCCTGCCTTACCCTGTGCCCCCAGGCCCAGCGCAGCCCCTGCCTGGGGCACCCACGCCCTCCCCGGGCTCCGTGCCCGTGCTCCGTGCCTTCGGGGTCACCGACGAGGGCGTCTCTGTCTGCTGCCACATCCACGGCTTCGCGCCCTACTTCTACACCCCGGCGCCCCCTGGTGAGTGGCCCCGACCCGAGAGACCCCTCTCACCCCAGCCCCCCAGAGGCCCCTGCGCTTCTGACTGGCCCTCCCCCCCCAGGTTTCGGGCCCGAGCACCTGAGCGACCTGCAGCGGGAGCTGAATGTGGCCATCAGCCGGGACCAGCGCGGCGGGAAGGAGCTCGCGGGGCCAGCTGTGCTGGCTGTAGAGCTGTGCTCCCGGGAGAGTGAGTGCCGCCCGGGGCCCAGCGGGTGGGGTCCCTTCGGGCCGGTGCCAGCTCCCTCTGTCCGCAGGCATGTTCGGGTACCAAGGGCATGGCCCCTCCCCGTTTCTGCGCATCACCCTCGCACTGCCCCGCCTCATGgcccccgcccgccgcctccTGGAGCAGGGCATCCGTGTGGCAGGCCTGGGCACCCCCAGCTTCGCGCCCTATGAGGCCAACGTCGACTTTGAGATCCGGTACTGCCCCTGCCTCACTTCTCCAGCCTCTATCCCGGCTCCTCCTGGTCGGCCTCTGCCCGCTGACCCTCGTCCCCCTCCAGGTTCATGGTGGACACGGACATCGTCGGCTGCAACTGGCTGGAGCTCCCGGCCGGGAAATACGTCCTGAGGCCGAAGGGGAAGGTGCGGGGCTCCCCAGGGGCTTGGGCCCGGAGTCGGGACCCTGCAGCCGCTGACATGCCCCGTCCCCACAGACCACACTGTGTCAGCTGGAGGCAGACGTGCTGTGGTCGGACGTGATCAGTCACGCACCAGAAGGGCAGTGGCAGCGAATCGCCCCCCTGCGCGTGCTCAGCTTCGACATCGAGTGCGCTGGCCGCAAAGGTTTGTCCTCGGGGCCCAgcactcctccctcctccctctagATTTTGTGACGTGCCAGGCTCGGCCTGGGCGTCCCTGTGCTGCTTGAGCTCACTCGAGGAGGAGGGAGTGGACACACAAGTGGACAGGTGATTGTAAGACTCGCAGTGTGAAGGAGGGAgtggtggaggggtggggcagcTTTTCACAGGTGGTGAAGGCTTCGGGTGAGGAGACAAGCCCTGTGAAGAACaggctggggtgtggggtggggagagcatTCCCCgcagagaacagcaagtgcaaaagccctggGGCAGCCCATCCCAGCCTgtgtgaaggaggagagaggccaggaggggaaAGCAGAGGGGCAGCCAGGGCATGTTGTGCCAGGTCTGCAGGCCATGGGGACGGGGAGGAGTGGACAGGCTGGGGGAGATGTGGAGGTGCAGCCACTGTGATGTGTCGTGAGGGAGAGGTGGGAGTCAGGTCCCTgtgtccccctcctccctccttgcgCAGGCATCTTCCCCGAGCCCGAGCGGGACCCTGTCATCCAGATCTGCTCGCTGGGCCTGCGCTGGGGCGAGCCGGAGCCCTTCCTGCGCCTGGCGCTCACCCTGCGGCCCTGTGCTCCCATCCTGGGCGCCAAGGTGCAGAGCTACGAGCGGGAGGAGGAGCTGCTGCAGGTGCCTCTTGTTCCACGTCCCCCGTTTTCTCGGTACCCCCACCCGACCTCTGCGGCCCAGGCGCAAGGCCATTTTCCGAGTCCCCTGGGCGTGGGCCCCAGATGCTGGGCCACTGCATCCACGGCTCCAGACCCTGTGGTTCGCGGTAGACAGTTCTGCTCTGGGTCCTGCATGATTTTCAGAagcacctgcccaccatgggtgggAGGACTCCGGCTGCACTTGGGGGCTTCTGGAACCTTCCAAGAGTGGGGAAGATCCATGGCAGGGAGGTGACCAGGATGACAACTGGGGTGACCCTGTGtgctcccacccccaggcctggtCGGCCTTCATCCGCACCATGGACCCCGACGTGATCACCGGCTACAACATCCAGAACTTCGACCTTCCCTACCTCATCTCCCGGGCCCAGACCCTCAAGGTAGGGCAGGCCGGGGGTGGGGAGACTTGCCCTCAGATGCCCCACAGGGGCTCTGAGTGTTGGCAGCCACCCTGCGCCGTGTGGTCCACATTGCTCTGCGGACCTGCAGCCCACCGCCCCAGCGCTCCAGAAGCAACCCCGGAAGCCCAGCTCtggccccctccccgccctgctCATAGTACAGAAGGTTCCGTGGCTTTTGCAGAGGCGAGAAGAGCATTATGGTTAAGTCAGAAAAGGCTCACGTATTCAGAGGGGCAGACTGAAGTGTGCAGGGGGCAAGGCCGTGTCTTCCAGGCTTTAAGCCATGTCACCGAAAAATAAGGGAAACATTGGTGCGCGTGGCAGAGCCCTGCTGCTTGTGGCGTCTGGCCCTGGGTGTGCGCTGCATGCATCGCTGGCCGCCCCAATGGTACCGTGGGCGCGCGTCGTCCCGGTCTGGTGGCTGGAGTCCACAGTCGAGGCATCGCAGGGCCGGTGCCTTCTCAGGCCTCTCCTGGCTTCTCAGACGTTCCTAGGGGTGACAGCGTCTCCCTGTCTTTCCACCTCGTCTTCCTCCCTGCGTGTCTTCTTGCTCCAGTGTCCCCTTTCTAAGGACACTGTCGCATTGAATCAGTGTTCATTCAAATGGCCTCATCTTATCTTGATCAGCTGCCGAGACCCTGTTTCCCagcaaggtcacattctgaggctcCAGGGTTAGGACTGCAGCATCTTTGaggaacacaattcaactcataatgTGGGGcatattgtattattttcattttttcctatgtGTTTGGCCAATTCCATAATGAAGAAAAAGCCATACTTGTGGCCCTGACAGCTCCAGGGAGAAGTCCACCCCATCAGCTTGGCATTTATATCTGGGccaccactcccctcccctccgctccacagccctgccccccactccccactccgGCCCCAGCTCAGGCCCCTGTCCCCGCTTCCAGCAGACACCTCTCCTGACCCGGGACCCAGCCCAGCATGCTGCCTCCTGCTGGTGCTCCCTCCGGGCTggctcccaggccccacccctgtGCCCACTGCCTCCTCGCTGGGCTCGGCATCATCCCCAGTCTGCTCCTCCTCCGGCTCCCCATCGGGGTGCTGCACCCAGCCACTGGGCACCATCCTTGCCTCCTCACCCCACAGCCATCAGGCCCCCAACTCTCCCATCCTGGTCTCCTGTCTCCCCGCCGTCctcaccagcccagccccagagGGTCTGTCTGCATCCCCTGGCCGGGGTTCCCAGCAGAAAGAGGGCTGCACCCCAGGGATGACCAGGGCAGCCGCCGCACCCCTGCAGCCCACCCTGCCCATGTGCTCCTCCCTCAGGTGTCGTCCTTCCCCTTCCTGGGCCGCGTGTCTGGCCTCCGCTCCAACATCCGGGACTCGTCGTTCCAGTCGAAGCAGACCGGCCGGCGGGACACCAAGGTGGTCAGCATGGTGGGCCGCGTACAGATGGACATGCTGCAGGTGTGGGGCCGGCCAGCCGGGGTAGGGTGGGGCGGGGTGTCCTCGGGGGCCGCTGCCCGGCCTATGCCCACCACCCCTGTGCCGCGCCTGCCCAGGTGCTGCTGCGGGAGTACAAGCTCCGCTCCTACACACTCAACGCCGTGAGCTTCCACTTCCTGGGCGAGCAGAAGGAGGACGTGCAGCACAGCATCATCACCGACCTGCAGGTGCCCCCACCTCTCACCCATGGACCCCACGGACCACACGTCCGCCGGCCCCGGCCCTCGGCCTCCCAGCCGATCTCCCACTGCCctcctgacctctgacctccgCCTCCCGCCCTGATCTCTCACCGCCCTCCTGACCTCCGACCTCCATCTCCCACCCCGATCTCTCACTGCCCTCCTGACCTCCGACCTCCCACCCTGATATCTCACCGCCCTCCTGACCTCCGACCTCCATCTCCCGCCCCAACCTCTCACCGCCCTCCTGACCTCCGACCTCCATCTCCCGCCCCAATCTCTCACTGCCCTCCTGACCTCCGACCTCCATCTCCTGCCCTGATCTCTCACCGCCCTGCTGacctctgatctctgcctcctgTCCCTGATTCTCACCACCCTCCCAACCTCCAACCTCTGTCTCCTGCCCCTGATCTTTCACTACCTTCTtgacctctgacctctgcctcctgccccgaTCTCTGATCTTACCCTTTCATCTGCTCATCTGACCTGAGCCTCCCACTCGCTCTCCTCACCTTGGACTTAACCTTCCGCTTGTGCCTTTGACCTGCACTTTCACTTCCTGCCCCCGACTTCTCCCCTCACCCTGTCCGAGTGGCCCTGGTTCCTGACCCCACCCATGGCCTCtggctctcctgccccctcctctctttcGCCCAGCCCTGCAGTCTGCTGTCTCCTCCCCCTGAGCCCCTTGACCCCCTGGCCTCCCGTTCCGCTcgctcccctccagcccccgccCTCCCCGAGCCTGACCCCCGCCCGGCCTGATGCCCCATGCCTGTCCCCAGAACGGGAACGAGCAGACGCGCCGCCGCCTGGCCGTGTACTGCCTCAAGGACGCCTTCCTGCCACTGCGGCTGCTCGAGCGGCTCATGGTGCTGGTGAACGCCGTGGAGATGGCGCGTGTCACCGGCGTGCCCCTCAGCTACCTGCTCAGCCGTGGCCAGCAGGTCAAGGTCGTGTCCCAGCTGCTGCGACAGGTCAGTGGGCTGAGCCCAGGGTGGCCCGGCCACCCCACTCCCAGCCGCAGGGTCCTGCCCGTGCCCACCCTCTGTTCCCGCCTCTCCCCTCCAGGCCATGCGCGAGGGGCTGGTGATGCCCGTGGTGAAGACGGAGGGCGGTGAGGACTACACGGGGGCCACAGTCATCGAGCCCCTCAAAGGGTGAGGCCCCGCAGCTGGGTGGGGGTGGCCCTGGGGCTTCCGGctctgactcccccacccccccaggtaCTACGATGTCCCCATCGCCACCCTGGACTTCTCCTCGCTGTACCCGTCCATCATGATGGCCCACAACCTGTGCTACACCACGCTCCTGCGCCCCGGGGCCGCCCAGAAACTGGGGTATGGCACCCTCCTCTGCCCATGCACCCCGAGACTGCCCCGGGGCTGGGGACCCAGAgatgctggggaggggaggcgaGACGGGAGAGGTGGGGGAgccccaggggctggaggaggaggagacagggcaGGGGGCCGGCATTACCTTCCACCATCCTGCCCCCAGCCTGACCGAGGATCAGTTCATCAAGACGCCCACAGGGGACGAGTTTGTGAAGACATCGGTGCGGAAGGGGCTCCTGCCTCAGATCCTGGAGAACCTGCTCAGCGCCCGGAAGAGGTGGGCTCCTGAGCCGcctgcccacccggctcagacctCACACTTGCTGTGGCTCCTTGGCAATCCCTGTCCCTTGTGGGTCACCCCAGGGCTGCCGGGCCACACTTCCCTGCAGCCGTGTGTGAATTAGAACTAGCTGCTCCCTCCAGACAGCTCCCGTTCACCACCTCTGCTGATGTCTCTGTGCAGTATGCGGCACACACAACTGTACATGGCAACCCTTTCCAGAAAGGCACGCTGACGAGTGCCCAGGCCGGGGCCTGTCATCTTCCCCTGAGACCTAGGATGCTGCCTGAGTGGCCTTTGCTCCCCCCATCGCAGGGCCAAGGCCGAGCTGGCCAAGGAGACAGACCCCTTGCGGCGGCAGGTCTTGGACGGGCGGCAGCTGGCACTCAAAGTGA
This window encodes:
- the POLD1 gene encoding DNA polymerase delta catalytic subunit isoform X1, whose translation is MEGKRRPGPGPGVPPKRARGGLWDEDEPSGPSQFEEELALMEELEAERRLQEQEEEELQSALEGATHGQLSQTAIDPRWLRPSPPPLDPQTEPLIFQQLEIDHYVGPAQPLPGAPTPSPGSVPVLRAFGVTDEGVSVCCHIHGFAPYFYTPAPPGFGPEHLSDLQRELNVAISRDQRGGKELAGPAVLAVELCSRESMFGYQGHGPSPFLRITLALPRLMAPARRLLEQGIRVAGLGTPSFAPYEANVDFEIRFMVDTDIVGCNWLELPAGKYVLRPKGKTTLCQLEADVLWSDVISHAPEGQWQRIAPLRVLSFDIECAGRKGIFPEPERDPVIQICSLGLRWGEPEPFLRLALTLRPCAPILGAKVQSYEREEELLQAWSAFIRTMDPDVITGYNIQNFDLPYLISRAQTLKVSSFPFLGRVSGLRSNIRDSSFQSKQTGRRDTKVVSMVGRVQMDMLQVLLREYKLRSYTLNAVSFHFLGEQKEDVQHSIITDLQNGNEQTRRRLAVYCLKDAFLPLRLLERLMVLVNAVEMARVTGVPLSYLLSRGQQVKVVSQLLRQAMREGLVMPVVKTEGGEDYTGATVIEPLKGYYDVPIATLDFSSLYPSIMMAHNLCYTTLLRPGAAQKLGLTEDQFIKTPTGDEFVKTSVRKGLLPQILENLLSARKRAKAELAKETDPLRRQVLDGRQLALKVSANSVYGFTGAQVGKLPCLEISQSVTGFGRQMIERTKQLVESKYTTENGYSASAKVVYGDTDSVMCRFGVSSVAEAMALGREAADWVSGHFPSPIRLEFEKVYFPYLLISKKRYAGLLFSSRPDAHDRMDCKGLEAVRRDNCPLVANLVTASLRRLLIDRDPNGAVAHAQEVISDLLCNRIDISQLVITKELTRAAADYAGKQAHVELAERMRKRDPGSAPSLGDRVPYVIIGAAKGVAAYMKSEDPLFVLEHSLPIDTQYYLEQQLAKPLLRIFEPILGEGRAEAVLLRGDHTRCKTVLTGKVGGLLAFAQRRSCCIGCRTVLSHQGAVCKFCQPRESELYQKEVSHLNALEERFSRLWTQCQRCQGSLHEDVICTSRDCPIFYMRKKVRKDLEDQEQLLRRFGPPGPEAW
- the POLD1 gene encoding DNA polymerase delta catalytic subunit isoform X2 produces the protein MFGYQGHGPSPFLRITLALPRLMAPARRLLEQGIRVAGLGTPSFAPYEANVDFEIRFMVDTDIVGCNWLELPAGKYVLRPKGKTTLCQLEADVLWSDVISHAPEGQWQRIAPLRVLSFDIECAGRKGIFPEPERDPVIQICSLGLRWGEPEPFLRLALTLRPCAPILGAKVQSYEREEELLQAWSAFIRTMDPDVITGYNIQNFDLPYLISRAQTLKVSSFPFLGRVSGLRSNIRDSSFQSKQTGRRDTKVVSMVGRVQMDMLQVLLREYKLRSYTLNAVSFHFLGEQKEDVQHSIITDLQNGNEQTRRRLAVYCLKDAFLPLRLLERLMVLVNAVEMARVTGVPLSYLLSRGQQVKVVSQLLRQAMREGLVMPVVKTEGGEDYTGATVIEPLKGYYDVPIATLDFSSLYPSIMMAHNLCYTTLLRPGAAQKLGLTEDQFIKTPTGDEFVKTSVRKGLLPQILENLLSARKRAKAELAKETDPLRRQVLDGRQLALKVSANSVYGFTGAQVGKLPCLEISQSVTGFGRQMIERTKQLVESKYTTENGYSASAKVVYGDTDSVMCRFGVSSVAEAMALGREAADWVSGHFPSPIRLEFEKVYFPYLLISKKRYAGLLFSSRPDAHDRMDCKGLEAVRRDNCPLVANLVTASLRRLLIDRDPNGAVAHAQEVISDLLCNRIDISQLVITKELTRAAADYAGKQAHVELAERMRKRDPGSAPSLGDRVPYVIIGAAKGVAAYMKSEDPLFVLEHSLPIDTQYYLEQQLAKPLLRIFEPILGEGRAEAVLLRGDHTRCKTVLTGKVGGLLAFAQRRSCCIGCRTVLSHQGAVCKFCQPRESELYQKEVSHLNALEERFSRLWTQCQRCQGSLHEDVICTSRDCPIFYMRKKVRKDLEDQEQLLRRFGPPGPEAW